TCGGTTATATGGAGAACACTCAAGGATCCTCGCCGCCTCACATGGACGCTTCTCGGCCGTCACTAGGATTCCCTCTCGGCACAGCTCTGCTTCTAATAATCATTTTCAGCCTCTCTGGGATATTTTCTTGCTGTTACCATTGGGACAAACATCGCTCGCTCCGCCGTTCTTTGGCCAATGCCTCTGGTCATCCCTCCGCCGACATAGAGTCCTCTCCGTTCAAACCTAGACCCCCTTTTCCGGTATACTCTCCTCTCCCATTTTCTGAAATTATTATAAATTACGATTTTACCAAAAAAAAAAAAAGGGAAAACATATTTGCCACAACATTTTATTTCCATTTCTCATGGAGGATTTAAATCTCGTATGTTTGAAAGATTTTAGTTACTATTAAATTTAGTAAAAATAAGTTCACAAGTTTTTTTTGAGTAAATCCAAAATAGGGTTTCTTATAAATATTTTAGAAATCGGAAAGTAAGTTAAAAAGCATATGGAATACATTACTATCTTGATGAAATTGTAATTTATTAAGGACCAAAAGTTGAATTTTGAAAATTTTAGTAAGTAGAAAGTAAAATAAATAAATATATAAATCTAGTGAGTTGATTATGAACTAAAAATAACTATTGTGAACAGGATTTGAAGAAACCCCAGGATCTAAGCATAACGGTGTTGATGCCTGGAGATAATACGCCTAAATTTATAGCATTGCCGTGTCCGTGTGCACCACCTCGGCCAGAGAACCTCACCGTTGATGTCCAAAGTCCACCGCACTCACCACCTGTTAAGCCGCCGCGTTTTCCCATTCCTCTTTGTTAGATTTAATTTAGCTAAAAGATAACACAAAGGAGGAAAAATGTTGAAATATCTCGTTTTGATGTACATGTGAATCATAATTTTTTTTTTTGAAACTATTATAAATTTAAGAGTGAATTTGTTAGAATACTTATTCTTGGGTTCACCCCTAGGTTGAACCTGTAGGTTCACCAATCAATAGGATTGTGTTATTTCATATTCGATATTTTAAAAAAAAAAAACAAAATATTGTCAATTAATATTATCTTTTTAAAATTAAAAGGTTTTAGAGAAATAAATAAAAAATAGTAGTAATTACAAAAAAAAATATTTTTAACGTCATCAGCAAAACATTAAACCCTAAATCCTAAACCCTAAACCCTAAATCCTTGGATAAACCCTAAACTCTAGGATAAATCTTAAACTCTAGGATAAATTTTAAACTTTAAATCAAAATCACTAAACACTAAAACACTCAAGGGTTTAGGGTTTAGNNNNNNNNNNNNNNNNNNNNNNNNNNNNNNNNNNNNNNNNNNNNNNNNNNNNNNNNNNNNNNNNNNNNNNNNNNNNNNNNNNNNNNNNNNNNNNNNNNNNNNNNNNNNNNNNNNNNNNNNNNNNNNNNNNNNNNNNNNNNNNNNNNNNNNNNNNNNNNNNNNNNNNNNNNNNNNNNNTAAACCCTAAACTCTAGGATAAATCTTAAACTCTAGGATAAATTTTAAACTTTAAATCAAAATCACTAAACACTAAAACACTCAAGGGTTTAGGGTTTAGGATTTAGGGTTTAGGGATTAGGATTTAGGGTTTAGTGTTTTGCTGACGACGTTAAAAAGATTTTTTTAATTCCTTTTTTCTGTAGCTGCTATTTTTTTTTCATTTTTTTATTTTAAAAACATAATATAACTTGATAATATTTTGTTTCTTTTTTTAAAAGATATCGAATTTGAAATAATGAACTCCTATTAGCCGGTAAACCTAGAGGGTGAACCCAATAATAACTCTAGTTAGAAACCCGAAACAAAGCGTAAAATAAGGAAAATGCTCAATACAGTGAAACTAACGTATGCACTACTAGATGCACAGTGTACATGTTATATTACGAATTACCTTTATCGAACAGACTAGTGAATAATAGTGTTTTTAGGTATATAACTAATTATGAGATAATATTAAGGTATGGGATGTAAATACTTTACACTATTTAATTTTGTTCATTGATTTATTATTTATGTATTCAGTTGGCAACATTATGAAGTGGTTTGATTGTGTGAATTTTTTACAGAGAATGACACTTATATTAATCAACTAATGATGTAACTAGGTGTTCTATCCGCACATGCGGGCGCAGTGTTCTTCTAAATATTTATCTGTTTATAACTATTAAATCAAAACTAACATAATAAATTATTAATAATGTTTTTAAAAAGATAAATCAAACATTAAATTTTATATTTTATAATA
This genomic interval from Brassica oleracea var. oleracea cultivar TO1000 chromosome C2, BOL, whole genome shotgun sequence contains the following:
- the LOC106325172 gene encoding uncharacterized protein At5g65660-like, whose protein sequence is MREQTHLTISAFGYMENTQGSSPPHMDASRPSLGFPLGTALLLIIIFSLSGIFSCCYHWDKHRSLRRSLANASGHPSADIESSPFKPRPPFPDLKKPQDLSITVLMPGDNTPKFIALPCPCAPPRPENLTVDVQSPPHSPPVKPPRFPIPLC